The following nucleotide sequence is from Acidimicrobiia bacterium.
ATCCCCGCCGACGAGATCGATGGCCTTCTCGCCGAGAGCTACCTCGACGGCATCGACGGCATCGTTGTCCCTGGCGGGTTCGGGTATCGGGGTGTCGAAGGCAAGATTCACGCCATCCGATATGCGCGCGAGAACGACATCCCCCTCCTCGGCTTGTGTCTCGGCCTCCAATCGGCCGTGATCGAGTACGCACGGAATGTCGCTGGCCTCTCCCAGGCCAACTCGACCGAGTTCGATCCGATGACTCCGCACCCGGTGATCGATCTGATGGAGACCCAGAAGGATGTCGAGAACAAGGGCGGAACGATGCGTCTTGGCCTCTATCCGGCACGGCTGAACGAGGGAACCCTCGCACGAAGGCTCTACGGCGAGGAGGTCGTCTACGAACGACATCGCCACCGATGGGAGGTCAACAACCGATACCGACGCCAACTCGAGGATCGGGGCCTCGTGATGTCCGGTGTGTCCCCCGACGACCGCCTTGTTGAGTTCATCGAACTGCCAAACCACCCGTTCTTCATCGCAACGCAAGCGCATCCCGAACTCAGGTCCAGACCCGATCGCCCGCACCCGCTGTTTGCGGGTTTCATGCGGGCAGCGGCTGCGCGTGCCGGAGCACTGAGCGCATCGGTCGAGACCTCCGTGGGCTCCATCACCTCGTGAAGCGCTCCGGCGGTTTCCGTATCATCGAGCGAACCCCGCTGAACGAGCACGGGTTCCTCGCCATCGAAACACGCACCGTCGAGACTCCGTCGGGAAACCACATCGATCGATTCGTCGTCACGCACCCCGGTGCCGTTGCGGTCGTTGCCCTCGACGGCGACACGGCACTCCTTCTCGAGCAGTATCGCGCTCCCATCGATCGAACGATTCTCGAACTCCCGGCGGGGAAACTCGACCAAGGGGACGACGATCCCGTGGCCGCCGGCAAGCGAGAACTCCGCGAAGAAACCGGATACACGGCCCGATCCTGGAAGATCCTGACGAGCATCTGGACGAGCGTCGGTTTCTGTGACGAGCGGATCACGATTCTTCTCGCTGAGGATCTGTCACCCGGCGAAAGGGAACCCCAGGGTGCCGAGGAGATCGCTGCAACCATCAAACGGATCCCACTCCGCCAGGCCGTCGAGATGGTGACCACCGGCATCATCGCCGACGCCAAGACGGCCGTTGGCATCCTCATTGCCGATGCAGACGCGCGAACTGCCTGACCACGCTCACGACTTCCTCGCGTCCCTTGGCGTCGAACGGGGACTGTCGCGCCACACGATCGTTGCCTATCACAGCGATCTCGCCCAATACGCTGAGACGCTGCGCGTCATCGACGACGCGGGAGATGAGGAGGCGGCAATTCACCGCCATCTCGTCCGACTTGTCGAATTCGGTCTCTCCGAATCGTCCATAGCGAGGAAGTTCGCGTCGATCCGGTCCTACTACCGATATCTCGTCACCGAGGGCATTCGCGAGAATGACCCGAGCGCCGC
It contains:
- a CDS encoding NUDIX hydrolase, translated to MKRSGGFRIIERTPLNEHGFLAIETRTVETPSGNHIDRFVVTHPGAVAVVALDGDTALLLEQYRAPIDRTILELPAGKLDQGDDDPVAAGKRELREETGYTARSWKILTSIWTSVGFCDERITILLAEDLSPGEREPQGAEEIAATIKRIPLRQAVEMVTTGIIADAKTAVGILIADADARTA